AAATTAAATTTGAAGATGCAATGAAGCGTTTAGAAGAGATTGTAAAGAGTTTGGAAGAAGAAAATCTCGATTTAGATGAGGCAATAAGGCTTTATGAGGAAGGGATAAAACTTTCAAAGCTATGCAATGACATTTTGCGTTCGGTTGAAAAGAGGGTTGTTTTGATTGAAAAATTAAATGGCGAATATGTGGAAAATGATATAACGAATGATATATATGGAGGCTTAGGGCAAAAAGAATGAGTAGTGAGAGGTTAAAAGAATACTTGAAATACGCTCAAGAAAAGATAGACAAGCACCTTGACAGCTTGCTTGGAAAAAATTCTCCTGATGTTATATATGAAGCGATGAGATATAGTGTTTTTGCAGGTGGAAAACGCCTAAGACCCATTTTATGTTTGCTTTCTTATGAACTTTTGAGCGCCGAAGAAGCTGATGAGAAGGTACTGGATATTGCTTGTGCAATAGAGCTGATTCACACATATTCTTTGATTCATGATGACCTTCCTGCAATGGATAATGATGTTTTACGCCGTGGTAAACCTACAAATCATGTGGTGTTTGGCGAGGCAATAGCTATACTGGCTGGAGATGCACTTTTGAACAAAGCAGCAGAAGTATGCCTTGATTGGATACTCAGAAATAAAGCTAAAGAGAATTTTGTAAAAGCCGCAGAATATCTTTTTAAAGCGTCTGGAACAGAAGGGATGATAGGTGGACAGGTAATAGATGTAGTAAATTCAGGAAAAGAAATAACAGATGAGAATTTGCTTTATGAGATGCATCTTAAGAAGACATCTAAGCTCATTCAAGCTTCTTGTGTTTGTGGAGCATATGTTGCAGGGGCAAAAGAAGAGGTGATATCGGATTTTGAGCAGTATGGAAAAAATTTAGGGCTTGCTTTTCAGATTAGAGATGATATCTTGGATTTGATAGGTGATAGCAAAAAAGTAGGCAAGAGTATAGGAAAAGATATAAAAGAGAAGAAAAATACGTTTGTCACTTACTATGGAATTGAAAAAGCTCAGGAGTATGTAGAGAGCTTTTCAAAGAAGGCTATTGAGATAATAGAAAAGTACGACAGGATGAGTTTTCTTATTGAGCTTACAAATTATTTGATAAATAGAGAAAAATAACGGTTGACATAAAACGCAAAATAATTATAATAATGTATGCGAGCAGGTCGAACGGCTGCGCAAGGTGAAAGTTTTTCACCTTGTGAGGAAAGTCCGAGCTCCGCAGGGCAGGGTGCCGGGTAACACCCGGTGGAGGCGACTCCAAGGAAAGTGCAACAGAAAAGAACCGCCATCCACATTTTTGGTGGGTGGTAAGGGTGAAAAGGTGAGGTAAGAGCTCACCAGCAGTTAGGCGACTAACTGGCTGTGCAAACCCCACCCGGAGCAAGACCAAATAGGGGAACAATGCAGTGGCCCGCTGCGTTCCCGGGTTGGTCGCTTATGAGTCTGATGGCAACATCAGACCAAAAGAGAAATAGCCGTTCTCGACAGAACTCGGCTTACAGACCTGGTCGCACTTTTATATACCTAAAATCGAGAATGCCCAGTCTTGGAAAAGTAAACTGGGCATTTTTATTTGTGTTTTTAGTTTACTTTTATCTTATTGATTATCACATTTTTCAGACTCTTTGCACCAGGTTCTTTTACATTCTTTTTCAGATAAATTACAGCTAAAAACCTAATCAAACCCGATGTAAAAAAAGCTACGTGGTATGTGGCAACATTTATTCTTATATAGTTTTTCAAAAAAGCTACTACAACTGGTGCTATATCTTCAATAAGATATCCTCCCAGTATAATAGGAATAGCACTTCCAAATATAGCATTGAACAAATTAATTACAGCTACATACATAGATGTTTGGCTTTGGTCAGACAACTTCAAAATGAGATTGTTATTCCCCATATCAATTATTGGCCATAAAAGACCTGCAAATATACTAATAATTGTGACCAAAAATTTGTAATTGTTTACAGTAGTAAAACACCATATTATAGGAAGCAAGGATATAAAGCCTGTTGCTATAAGAAGCATTGGTCTATTCCCAATTTTATCGACTATTCTTCCAATATACGGTAGTGTTATTATGGTGACAACGTTGCTGACAATTTGGGTTAGCAATATTATGTCAAAATAACTCATTTTCAAATCTTTTATCATGTACATGTTGAAGTAGGGACCTGCAATGTTAAGTCCAAAATTCCATATTACGAAGAACATCATAAATCTTCTGAAGTAATGATTATTGAGTGTGGAAAAAAACATTTTTTTCAAATCTAATTGAGTTTCCTCATTTTTCATTGGCAAGTCTTTTACAAAAAAGAAACAGCTAATATCCAACATCCCCATTATTGCAGCAAAGACAAATATTATAGAAAAACCTGGCAAATTGTTATGTGAGTCTAAGAATTTGCCAATAGCCAAGCCACTTAGCATTCCAACAATTGTTGAGATAGTAGCTCTTCTTGAGAAAAATCGTCCTCTTATATGCTCTGGTATTAAATCACCCATCCACGACCAAAATGAGACATTAGTAAATGAGTTTGAAATTGAAGAAATTGTCATAAATCCAATCAGTAAAAATAACAATGTATAAGAGCCTTTACCCAAAAATAATGGTAAAATTGCTATGAACGCCCATGGCAGCCTATGTAAAAAACCACTTATCAAAAATATAGATTTTCTCTTTTTTGATTTTTCTAAGACAAACGATGCAAAAACTTGAGCAACTCCACCTAATACGGGTAATGCTAACATGATTCCATACATTAAATCTCCAAAACCAATAGCTTTGGCAAAACCAGCAACTGGTGAGCCTGTTGTAACATTAAAGAATACGATTCCAAAAGTTATTCCAAGAATGACAAAGTTAAGGCTTCTTTGCAAAGACCTGTCTGATGTCAAATCAGAGTTTAAGCCAAACATTTAATGACCCCCAACCAATTTATTATTTGGTACTTTAATGTTCTATAGCTGCAAAACCTGATGCAAAGGTCACATTGTCTATTATACTCTATTATTGCATTAAAAAAAACTGTAGGCATTAAAACCTACAGTCAAAACCCAAAAGTTTGTTCAAAACAACTATTGTTCAAGTTGTTTGCCAAAGAATGATGTTGCAGCTTGAACAAGCTTGTACTCTGAGTCTCCCATCTTCACATTTGATTCGGTTGAACACATAATAACACTTCCAATTACAGTGCCTTCAGAGAGAATTGGGCTGACAATTTGAGCAGTATACCTTGTTGTGTCTCCTTCAACGATTGGGATGCTGCTCATGTCATTTTCAGATTTTACAAACACAATAGTATTTTCTTCCATAACCCTTTCAAGTTCTTGGCTCAAGGCTTTATCCATATAATCCTTTTTTGAGGCGCCTGACACAGCAATAACTTTGTCTCTATCAGTTATGATTACAATATGCCCACTTACTTGATGCAAGGTGTCTGCGTATTCTTTTGCAAAAGCTCCCATCTCACCAATTGGTGAATACTTTTTTAAGATGACCTCACCTTCATTGTCTGTATATATCTCAAGTGGGTCACCTTCTCGAATTTTAAGAGTTCTTCTTATTTCTTTTGGAATTACAACTCGACCTAAATCGTCAATGCGTCTTACAATTCCTGTTGCCTTCATTTTACTTTCAACTCCTTTTTAAATTTTCTATAATTAGTTTTTATAATTCTCTTATTTGTTATTCTTTAAAAAATCTTTATTGCTCGTCGTCAGCTTTTTTAATTAAATTTTCAAGCTGGGTTTTTCTGTAGTGTTGACGCTTTAAGATATTGTTTAGGATGTGTTTGGGAAGTTTTTCTTTGTAATGTTGCAAATATCCTTCTGTGTATAGATAATTTTTTACAAGATTTCTCACTTCAGCTTCTTTATCGTGTTCTTTTAAAATTGCTTTTTGAATATTGTTTATCTGCTCTTCTCTTCTCCTCTGTTTTTGAACTACCTGCTGAATTTTTTCATATGGTAGAAGCTGGCTATACTCTTCAAGATGGCGCTGAGTTCTTGTATAATTTTCGACAAGGTTTTTTAAATGTAAAAATCGGCGTTTATTAAGATGTAAGTCTTCTCTCATCTTTTCACCTTCTTTTATATTCTACTTAGTATTTTTTGCAAATCTATATATTTTTACTCTTAAATAATATTCAAAAAAGTCATTTTTCAGATTATCAAGATTGCTGTATAATAAAAAACAAGACTATGCTTTTGAAAAGGTGATGAAAAGAAAATGAAAAAGGTGTTAATGGGCAATGAAGCTGTTGCTTATTCTCTCTTCATAAACGGTGTAAATGTTGCTACTGGTTATCCTGGAACACCTTCAACAGAGGTTATAGAAACCCTCAAAAAGTTCTCAGATGATGACTTTTATGTTGAATGGTCTGTTAACGAAAAAGTTGCACTTGAGGTTGCAGCAGGTGCGAGTCTTTCTGGTGCAAGAAGTGTTGCGACAATGAAACAGGTCGGGCTTAATGTTGCAGCAGACCCACTTCTTTCACTATCAATTATCGGCATAGAAGGCGGTATGATTGTGTTTGTAGCAGACGACCCGGGACCACATTCTTCGCAAACAGAGCAGGACACAAGAAATTTTGCTCGATTTTGCAATCTGCCAGTTCTTGACCCATCATCTCCGAAAGAAGCATTTTCTCTTGTGAGAGCGGCATTTGAGATATCAGAAAAGTATAAACTACCTGTTATCTTTAGAATGACTACTCGCGTTTGCCATTCAAACGAGACATTGGAATTTGAATTCAAAAGAGAAAAGAGAAAGATCTCAAGCTTTGAAAAAAGACCTCAGTGGGTGATATTACCAGGGCTTTCTTATAAAAAACACATTGAACTTGAGGAAAAACTCACCAAAATGAGATCAGAACTGGGAAGGTTAAATATTATTGAAGGACATGGACAAATAGGGATTGTTACATCAGGAATCTCATATTTTTATGTAAAAGAAGCAATAAGAGAATTTGAAGATTTATTTTCTATCCTGAAAGTAACTGTAGCACATCCTATAGATGACAGAACAATCTTAGATTTTGCCGCGGGGAAAAGAATGTTAATATTTATAGAAGAACTTGACCCTGTGATTGAAGAAGAGACAAAACTTGTGCTTTTTGAAAATGGAATGCATATTCTAACATATGGTAAACGAAATGGCTATGTTCCATTTGCTGGAGAACTTGATGTTGACAAAGTAAAACAAATAATATACGACGTTACAAAAAAGGAAGGACTCTTAGTACAAAAAAGCTTTGTAAATGCTCCTGAGATACCAAGAAGACAGTCTCAGCTTTGTTCGGGGTGCCCTCATAGAAGTTCATTTTTGATAGTGAAAAATGCATGCAAAGGTAAAGATGTGATATATACAGGAGATATAGGCTGCTATACACTTGGATACGCAAAGCCAATCTCAACAACAGACACCTGCCTTTGTATGGGTGCAAGTATTACAATGGCACAGGGATTAAAACTTGCTGATGAAAAAAAGAAAGTGGTTGCTTTTATTGGAGATTCTACATTCTTTCACAGTGGGATTACAGGCCTTGTAAACGCATATTATAATAGGCACAACATAACAGTTTGTGTCCTGGACAATTTAACAACTGGAATGACGGGGTTTCAACCTCATCCTGGTGTTGGGCAAAAAGCGACGGGGCAAGAGGGTCAAAGAGTTGAAATAGCTGAGGTTGTAAAGGGAATCGGTATCAAAGAGGTTTTGATAATTGACCCTTATGAAGATTTTAATTTGTGTGTTCAAAAGGTGAGAGAATTTATAGAAAAAGATAAGCTTTCTGTTATTGTATTCAGACGAAAATGTGCAAATTTGAAGCGTTATAATGGTTATTATAGAATAAATGAAAAATGTATAAATTGCAAAGCTTGTCTAAATACTACGGGCTGTCCGGCAATTAGTGAGGATGAAGAGAAAAATGTCTTCATAGACAAAACTCTTTGCAGTGGATGTGGGCTTTGTGCAAATTTTTGCCCAAGGATGGCAATTGAGAAGGTGGGAGAAAATGAGTAATATTCTTATAGCTGGAGTAGGTGGTCAAGGAAATATTTTTCTCTCAAGGGTAATTTGTCAGCTTTACATGAACAGGGGCTATAGTGTCAAAACAGCAGAGAACATAGGTATGAGCCAAAGGGGAGGGTCTGTTGTAAGTTTTGTAAGGATAGGTAGTGACGTTGGTCCTATCATCCCAGATGGTTTAAGTGACATGCTAATAGGGCTTGAGATGTGTGAGGCGCTGAGAAATGTGCACAAACTAAATGTTCATTCAAAGATAATCTTGAATAACAGGTATATAAAACCAAAAGAGACAAAGATAAAGAAAGAAGAGATTGTAGAGTTTTTTAAGCAAAATTTTAAGCATGTATATCATTTTGATGCACACAACATAGCAATAGAGCTTGGTGTGCCGAAAGCAGAAAACATTGCGATGCTCTCTTTGATTTGCAAAAGTTCTTTATTGCCTTTTTCAAAAGAGGAGATTTTGAGAGCCTTGAGTGAGCTGCTACCGCAAAAGATGTTTGGCATAAATAAATTTTTGGTTGAAAAGATTTATGAAAAATATTAAAATAAAAATAACTTGAAAGAAGAGAAGAGAGGAGAAAAAAGCAGTGGAAAGAGTTGAGATGAGAGAGGTCAAAGAGGAGCTTTTTTTGCAGCAAATTAAAAATGCCTATGAGAATAGCCCTTTTTATAGAAGAAAATACCAGGAGTTAGGGATTGATGTAGATGATATCAAAAGCTTGGCAGATATAAAAAAGCTTCCATTTACAACCAAAGAGGAACTCCGACAAGCTTATCCTCTCGGACTTGCGTCAACTGATGAGAGGAAAATAGTAAGAATTCACTCTTCCTCAGGTACAACAGGAGTTCCAGTGATAATTCCATACACACAAAAGGATGTAGATGACTGGAAAGAGATGATGAAAAGATGTTATCAATTTGCTGGTGTGACTGAGCTTGACAGGGTGCAGATAACACCAGCTTATGGGCTTTGGACAGCCGGAATAGGATTTCAGCTTGGTGCTGAGTACTTAGGTGCAATGGTAATTCCAATGGGTCCAGGTAATACAGAAAAACAGCTTCAAATGATGATGGATTTGAAATCCACAGTACTTGTTGCAACCTCGTCATATGGTCTTTTGCTTGCAGAAGAAGTAATAAAAAAAGGACTTAAAGACAAAATTCACCTAAGAGTTGGAATATTTGGGTCTGAAAGATGGGGAGAAAAACAGAGAAAGATAATTGAGGAGTATTTAGGAATAGAGACATTTGATATATATGGTCTCACAGAGATTTATGGTCCTGGTATTGCAATTGATTGTAAGTACCATGATGGACTTCACTATTTTGATGACTATCTTTATTTTGAGGTAATCGACCCGCAAACAGGACAAGAGGTTCCAGATGGTGAGTTTGGCGAGCTTGTCATAACAACCCTGCAAAAAGAAGGTGCACCTCTTATTAGATACAGGACAAGAGATATTACAAGAAAACTTCCAGGAATGTGCCAATGTGGGTCTACATATCCGAGAATTGATAGAATAGTTGGCAGAACTGACGATATGGTTAAAGTAAAAGGCGTTAATATTTTTCCTGCTCAGATAGATACGTTTTTAAAAGATATAAAGGGTGTTGGCAGCGAGTATCAAGTTGTTATTGAAAGAATAGGTTTTCGAGATAAATTGACCCTGAAAGTTGAAGTTGAAGATGAATTTTATACAAGTTCAATGAAGGACTTAATTTCTAATGAATTTAAGAATAAAATAGGAGTGTCTGCTGAGATAATATTATGTAGAATTGGTGAACTTCCACGAAGTGAAAAGAAAACAAAGCGTATATTTGATTTGCGAGGATGATAGAATAATGGTAAAGACAAAGCTTTTAAGAGGAAGGCGAATGCTTTCCTCTATTTTAATTGTAATAGCTCTTTATTATTCTGCGCCAAATATTTTTTCACATGATAGGCTTAGTGCAAATAGGCTTTTGAGCTGGCTTTTGTTATATCAAATATTTATCTTTTTCTCTTCGGCAATTACAATTTCTTTACTGGTCAGATTTTTGAGTATGAGGTATTCTCGTAAGGTCTCAAATTATATCTTAAGTCTTTGCTGGAATGATGTTTTGGCAGTCTTTTCAAGTGTATCTGTACTTCATACTGCCTTTATGCTTGCCTCAGTAAATGTAGTTGATTATTCTTCTCAATGGATTGTCAAGGGAATTAACTTTGATATAGTGATTTCATTTGCTAATATTTTGGTAATAACTCTCTATTTTTATATCTTTTACACAATAACTCAACCGAAGAAGCTTTTTAGAAAAATGCTAAAAGACTTAGATAGCTTTTTAAAAGCAGGTGAAAAAGAAAGAGTTAATGAACAGCTTTTACTCATAAAGGAATTTTTTCGAAAAGCAAATCTGTTTTTAGATTTAGAACTACTACTTTCTATACTTAATAGTCCGAAGGCTTTTCAACTTTTCATTGAAGGAGAGAAGAAAAATGACGGTTATTTAGAGGAGATAGTGGAAATATTGTTCAAAAATATGGAAAGTGCTATCTCATCGGAAAGGGCAGAGAAATTTAAAGAAGCAGTTGATTTTTTAGATAGTTTTGTTGATAAGGTTCAGGACACAACGATTTATATTTTTGAAAAGCTGATTACAGGTTATTACAGTTTTATCTTTCACAATATTCAAAGGTTAAAATATGAGCAGGTTTTGTATATAGTAAATCATTTGGAAAGGATTTTTGAAACTCTTTTAAAAAAACAAATAAACATAAGTGATAAGTCAAAGTCTGATTTGATTGGGATTTTAGATAGGCTTTCATATATAATCTTTCATGAAAATTCAGCAAAAAGTAGTGAGCTACTTTCGATCTTAGAATTTTATATCATTTTATTTGCTTTTTTTGAAAAGGATCATATTTTCTACTCTCAGGTTAAGGAAGAATTTGATACCTTTGTAATTTATTTGCTAAAAAGTACGCATGAATTTCCAAAAAAAGAAGCAAAAGAATACATTCTTAAGATAATTGAGAAACCAAAACGTTACAAAATTTCTTTTACAAGAATGGTGTTTGTTTATATTTTTCTTTTGACATTAGAATATAAAAGGTACGATATTGGATATATTCTTTTTAATGGAATCATGGAATTAGTAAAGACAGGAGAATTTTCTGTAAGAGGTACACATACTTTTTATCATAGTGCTGATACAGCGAAGAAGATGTTCTACCTTTATAAATGTTTAGCGACAATGAAAAGTGGGATAAAGAGCGAAAAGTACAAAAAGAAAATGTATAAAAAATACATGGTGGCAACAGGTAACTGTAAACTCAAGAAACTTTCTCAGTATGTGAGGTTTAAAAGATTGTCTGGAAGAAAATAAGAATAAATGCTTCATTCTTTGGAAAAATAGTAAATAGGAAAAACTCCAAAGGAGAGGCTTTTTTTTGATTATCACAGTCTTTACAAGAACACTTATCTTATATGTATTAGTTGTATTAGTTATGAGACTAATGGGAAAAAGGCAAATGGGCGAGCTTCAACCATTTGAACTTGTAATTACAATAATGATTTCTGAACTTGCTGCTGTGCCCATGCAAAATACAGGTGTTCCACTTCTCAACGGAATTGTTCCTATTCTGACATTACTATTTTTACAAACCCTGATTACCTTTGGTACATTGAAATCTGACATGATGAAAAAATTAGTGTGCGGGAGTCCTACAATATTGATTGCTAAAGGAAGAGTATTGGAAGATGCTCTTAGAAAAACACGATATAGCTTAAACGATTTGATGGAGCAGCTGAGAATTAAAGGATATTTCAATATTCATGATATTGAATACGCTATATTAGAGACAGATGGAGACATATCAGTGATTCCAAAGTCACAAAAAAGGCCTGTAACGCCTGCAGATTTGGGTATTCAGACAAAATACGAAGGCCTTCCTATAAGTGTAGTTGTGGACGGCAAGGTTAAAAAGGATGTCTTAAAATATGCAAACCTCAGTGAACAAGAGGTTTTAGTAGAACTTAAAAAAAGAGGTATTGATACTCCAGAGGAGGTATTTTTTGCTTGTATCGATCCAGAAGGCAATTGGTTTGTTCAAAAAAAGGAGGGATAAACTAAATGAAGGTGTGGTATATTGTAGTTGGCTTTATAGTTTTGATTATTACTTTAACTATTATCTCTACTAATATAATAATAGGTGCTACACACCACATTGAAGATAATTTAACAAAAGCATACGATTATATAAAAATTAACAACTATACACTTGCAAAATCAAGCTTTTGTGATACTATTAAAGAATGGGAAGGGTATAAGAAAAAGTGGGCGATGTTGATAGAGCATCAGGAAATAGATAATATAGATGAGCAGATAGCAAGGGTAAAAGAGCTACTTGAACAAGGTAATAAAGATTTACTTTTGTGTGAGCTTGGTACTTTGAAATTTTATATAAATCACGTAAAAGATATGGCTTTACTCAAGATTGAAAATATTTTTTAAAAAATTTTTAATACAAATGAGCGTTTGAGTGGTATATAATATATAAGAAATGTTTTTTAGATTGGAGGGGAGAGCCATGAAAAGGTACGTTGTTGTAATGGGCTACTCCTTTGAGGAATATGACATCGAAAATGGAAATGCAGGTTTTGCTTACTTTTTCGTAGATGATTTAAAAGAGCTTGAAAAAGATAAATACACTGTTATTCCCTATAAAGATTATAATGAATTTGCAACAAAATTCAAGGATGCAGCTTTAGTAGAAAAAATGGACGGATATTTGATTGATAATATTATTGAAGCTTGTGTAGATATTTCCCGGATAATATATCCTTCGGATAGATTTTTCTCTGTGATTACTTACAATGTTTCTGAAAGTTTTAAGGAACTTATGTTCGAAACAAAGGCGAACGAGTTTAAGATTATAGTTGATAGAAGGTCTAATTCTATTGAAATTAAGGGTGAAGGGGTTTTACGCGATCCTGTTGTGGTAAAAGAATATGACATTGTAGATGCGGTGGATGAATTTTTGTTTGAATACAGAAAAGAAAATGTAAAACAGTTTATGATAAGCTTGAAAAGGATGTACAAAGACAAATATGGCGAAGATTTAAGAATGAATGTTGTGGGGAATAAACTACTGATTTCAATTGGCAAGGATACCTTTGAATTTGATGATACACGTTTAGATATAGTTTATAACTTTATTATGAGTAGGAAATGAGGATTTGAAAAATGGAACAGGTAATTGAGAATGCACTAAAACTTAAAAATTGGGCGGTTGTTGGTGCAACCCCAAGGAAGGAAAAATATGGCTACTTGGTGTTCAAAAGATTGATGGAAAGAGGTTACAATGTGTTTGCCGTAAACCCATTTTATAACGAGATTGAAGGTCACAAGGTTTATAAAAGTCTGGAAGAAGTATCTAACAATATTGAGTGTGTGAGTATGATTGTCTCACCAGACAAAGGCGAGAAATACGTAAAAGAAGCAGCAGCCTTAGGAGTTAAATATATCTGGTTTCAGCCAGGCGCAGAAAGTATTAAGCTTATTGATATGTGCAAAGAACTCAGTCTAATTCCCATTTACAATGCCTGCATTTTAGTGGCTTTAAATTCCTTAAAAAAATAACTGTCAGGTTTTTCTGGTTAAACCTGACAGTTTTTTATTTATCTTGATAGACCATGGAGCTCCATGGGGGATACGAACCCCCGACCAGTCAATTACGAAATCGCTGAGATACCTTTTTACAAACTTTAACAAACTACAAACAGCTTGATACATCTTAATTACAAGACTTTGAAAATTTATTCCAACTCAATAAAAAACACATTTTTTTATTTCGGTAGCTGTAGTGTAGCTGTAGTAGCTGTAGAAAAATTTTAATTGTGTTTGTAGTCTTTTATTCCTAATTTGTCTTTTAGTGCCTCTTGGAGTACTTGCGAAAAGTTTATGTTATGTTTTTCAGCTAACATATTCAACCACTGGGGAATTGTCAAAGTCTTTTTTACTGCCTTGTTGTCCATCTCATGTCGTACAAGAGGCATCCATACTTCAATCAACATTGGTATTTGATTTTGTTCAAGTTTTAAGTTGTTTACAGGCGTTGGCTCTGGTATTTGTTCATTGTCTTTTTCCATGCTCCAAAGATACAGCCCTAATACTTCTTTTGCATTTTTTACTGCTTCATCCAAAGTATCAGCACATGAAATACAGCCGGGCAGGTCGGGAAATTCAATTGTTATGCCGTCCTCATCAAAAATAAAAATAGCAGGGAATATATATATTTTTTTCTCATTCTTTTCTAATTCCTCAATGTATTCTATTTTAGATACCAACTTGTATAAAAATATTTTCACTCCTACTTCTGCCAAGTAACTTTTGGTCTCAATTCAGTAAAATCCCAATGGTTAATCTTTTTATCATGCATTAATCTTCCTACTACAATGCATGGATGAATGTTGAGAGAGTTGGCAAAAGAAATTATTTTGTCTTTTGTGAAAGACTTATTTTCAGTAATAAACTTTTTATAATCTTTATATGGTATCAATATATTTGCAGCAAAATTATCTGCTTCTTCTTCCAGTTCGCATTTTGAAATTCCATCATCACCTTCAATAAAAACCTCTTTTCTACCATGTTTTAATATATGTCC
This Caldicellulosiruptor changbaiensis DNA region includes the following protein-coding sequences:
- a CDS encoding type II toxin-antitoxin system HicB family antitoxin, with translation MVSKIEYIEELEKNEKKIYIFPAIFIFDEDGITIEFPDLPGCISCADTLDEAVKNAKEVLGLYLWSMEKDNEQIPEPTPVNNLKLEQNQIPMLIEVWMPLVRHEMDNKAVKKTLTIPQWLNMLAEKHNINFSQVLQEALKDKLGIKDYKHN